TCGGGCAGTTGCGAGAAGTAGGCGCTGACCCGGTCCTCCAGGGTGCGCTGCAGGTCGGCGTCGAGGGTGGAGACGATGTGCGCGGCATGCGGATGTTGCTGGCGCAGGCGCTCGGCCAGCAGCGCGGCGTGCAGCGGCGTCTGCAGCGAGCGCGCTACCACCGGTTCGATGCGCGCATCGTCGACCTGCGCGCGCGGCCACACGCGCAGGGCGACCATGCGTTCGAGCACCTTGTCGCGCGCCGCGCGCGCCGCCTCCGGATGCCGGTCCGGGCGCAACCGGCTCGGCGCCTGCGGCAGTACCGCCAGCAACGCCGCCTCGGCCTGCGACAGACGCGCGGCCGGCTTGCCCAGGTAGGCCCAGCTCGCCGCCTCCACGCCTTCGATGGTGCCGCCGTAGGGCGCGCGCTCCAGGTACAGCTGCAGGATCTGCCGCTTGCTCAGGTGCACTTCCAACTGCAGCGCGCGCAGGGCCTGCTGGGCCTTGCCCCACGGCGTACGCGTACTGACCTCGGGCGGCATCAGGATGCGCGCCACCTGCATGGTCAGGGTTGAACCACCGGAGACGATGTGGCGCGAAAACAGCCACTGCTTGGCCGCACGCAGCAGCGCCCAGGGATTGACCCCGGGGTGCTGCCAGAACCAGCGGTCCTCGTAGTTCAGCAGCGCCTGCAGGTACAGCGGCGAGACGCTGTCCGGGGTGGCCGGATAACGCCAGACGCCGTTGCTGTCGGCGAAGGCACGCAGCGGGGTGCCGTCGGCGGCCACCACCAGGGTCGAGGTGTCGCGCGACTTCGGCAGCGGCAGCGGAAACGCCAGGTCCAGCAACAACAGACTCGACAGCAGCGCCACCGTGCCCCAGCGCAGCCACGGCAGCAGGCGCATCCAGCGCCGGGGGCGCCGCGCGGCGTGCGGGGCGGCGGTGTCGTCCAGTGGCATGCGGGCTCCCGATGGAAGCGGCCATTTTGCCTGTTGCGGCGACGGCGCGGCGAGCGGGATATCCCCGGCGCGTAAAGCGTCATTGGCGATACGCGGGGCCCACGTCGGGACACCGCCAACAGTTCGCGGTTGCCGCGACACGATTGGACGCGCTGGTGTTTTGTAGGAGCGGCTTCAGCCGCGACGGGGGTTATCGGGAACGCCCGTCGCGGCTGAAGCCGCTCCTACGACTGCATGGAACTTCCCGAAGACGCGCAATGCCACGATGTGGCGCAAGGGTGGATCCCGCCGGAGCTCCCCACCCCACCCTATGCCAGCGGCAGGCGCAGCGTCGCCACGCTGCCGGGCGCATCGGTGCGCGCCTCCAGACGCAGGCTGCCGCCCTGCGCTTCCAGGATCTGCCGCGACAGCACCAGGCCGATGCCCGAACCGCCGGGCTTGGTGGTGAAGAACGGCACGAACAGGTTGTCGCTGGGCGGCAGGCCGGCACCGCCGTCGCGCACTTCGATCCGCACATTGGTGCCGTCGCCGCAGGCGCGCAGCATCACCGGCGCGCTGCCGCCGGCTTCCAGGGCGTTGCGCAGCAGATTGATCAGCACCTGCTCGAGCTGATCGGCGTCGGCGCACGCATGCAGCGCCGGTGCGATCTCCACCTGGATCCGGTCATCGTCCAGCAGCCGCTGCACACGTACGCACAGCGGCGCCAGCGCCACTGGCGCCGGGACCGGCGCGGGCAGCCTGGCCAGCCGCGCGTAGCCGCCCAGGAAGCGCTGCAGCGCCGCGCTGCGCTGTTCGATCACGCCCAGTCCGTTGTGCAGGTCGGCCTGCAGTTCGGCGTCGAGTGCCTGCGGCGCGGCCGCCAGCAGCCGCGAGAGCGTGTCGGCGATCGAGGCGATCGGCGTCAGCGAGTTGTTGATCT
This genomic stretch from Xanthomonas sacchari harbors:
- a CDS encoding PAS domain-containing sensor histidine kinase; translated protein: MEQRSAALQRFLGGYARLARLPAPVPAPVALAPLCVRVQRLLDDDRIQVEIAPALHACADADQLEQVLINLLRNALEAGGSAPVMLRACGDGTNVRIEVRDGGAGLPPSDNLFVPFFTTKPGGSGIGLVLSRQILEAQGGSLRLEARTDAPGSVATLRLPLA